In Bacteroides coprosuis DSM 18011, the following are encoded in one genomic region:
- a CDS encoding periplasmic binding protein (COGs: COG0614 ABC-type Fe3+-hydroxamate transport system periplasmic component~InterPro IPR002491~KEGG: bfr:BF1220 iron(III) ABC transporter periplasmic iron-binding protein~PFAM: Periplasmic binding protein~SPTR: Putative iron-related ABC transport periplasmic binding protein;~IMG reference gene:2504107944~PFAM: Periplasmic binding protein), which translates to MHTKNLVLILLTVFLISLSGCKPQAQKEVQTKGELKYAKIFDLDNSSNAYTKLTVFNPWNDYSIHSIYYLTNNEETETPSDGMKVITPVKTVMVNSATHLGFLSLLGELDKVKGVCNAKYVYNPYILEGVESGTVKDLGDSFNLDTEQLLMLNPQIIFTTAYNGDQKEAETLKRLNQNPIFNLEWQESSLLGRAEWIKFIGAFFNKSAQADSIFNDIEANYLTAKQIVNHVSEKPSILSGQDFRGTWSLPSGNSYAAQLFKDAKVAYYYEDEVAHQGSIPSSIEEAMVYFHNADLWVNVQAKSLEELEQNNDKYKLFKAFKEGNVYSNNKRSHAEGGNDYWESGVARPDLLLKDLIKVAHPSLLPEYELTYMRKLD; encoded by the coding sequence ATGCACACTAAAAATCTAGTTCTAATACTTCTTACAGTATTTCTAATTTCTTTATCGGGCTGTAAACCTCAAGCACAAAAAGAAGTTCAAACTAAGGGTGAATTAAAATATGCCAAAATATTTGATTTGGATAACTCCTCTAATGCCTATACAAAACTCACTGTATTCAATCCTTGGAATGATTATTCTATCCATAGTATCTACTATCTAACAAATAATGAAGAAACAGAAACCCCTTCTGATGGGATGAAAGTTATTACTCCTGTGAAAACAGTGATGGTTAACTCTGCCACTCATCTTGGATTTTTATCCTTGCTTGGTGAACTAGATAAAGTTAAAGGCGTATGTAATGCTAAATATGTTTATAATCCGTACATTCTCGAAGGAGTAGAGAGTGGTACAGTCAAAGACTTAGGTGATTCTTTTAATTTAGATACAGAACAACTCTTAATGCTCAATCCTCAAATTATATTTACTACAGCATATAATGGAGATCAAAAAGAAGCTGAGACCTTAAAGAGGTTAAACCAAAATCCTATATTCAACCTAGAGTGGCAAGAGTCTTCATTATTAGGAAGAGCTGAATGGATTAAATTTATTGGTGCTTTCTTCAATAAAAGTGCTCAAGCAGATAGTATCTTTAATGATATTGAAGCAAATTATCTAACTGCAAAGCAGATAGTAAACCATGTTTCTGAAAAGCCAAGTATCCTTTCGGGACAAGATTTTCGAGGTACATGGTCTCTCCCATCAGGAAATAGTTATGCCGCTCAACTTTTTAAAGATGCAAAGGTAGCCTATTATTATGAGGACGAAGTAGCTCACCAAGGTAGCATACCTTCATCCATTGAAGAAGCTATGGTCTATTTTCACAATGCCGATTTATGGGTTAATGTACAAGCCAAATCACTCGAAGAGCTAGAACAAAACAATGACAAATATAAATTATTCAAAGCCTTCAAAGAGGGAAATGTTTACAGCAACAACAAACGTTCACATGCTGAAGGTGGAAATGATTACTGGGAAAGTGGTGTTGCTCGACCAGATCTTCTTTTGAAAGATTTAATAAAGGTAGCACACCCATCACTCCTTCCTGAATATGAACTTACTTATATGAGAAAATTAGACTAA
- a CDS encoding Protein recA (COGs: COG0468 RecA/RadA recombinase~HAMAP: DNA recombination and repair protein RecA~InterPro IPR013765:IPR003593~KEGG: bfs:BF1180 recombinase A~PFAM: DNA recombination and repair protein RecA~SMART: ATPase, AAA+ type, core~SPTR: Protein recA;~TIGRFAM: DNA recombination and repair protein RecA~IMG reference gene:2504107949~PFAM: recA bacterial DNA recombination protein~TIGRFAM: protein RecA) produces the protein MAKKDELNFDNNMAASEKLKALQVAMDKIEKNFGKGSIMKMGDEVIEDVEVIPTGSIALNVALGVGGYPKGRIIEIYGPESSGKTTLAIHAIAEAQKKGGIAAFIDAEHAFDRFYAAKLGVDVDNLWISQPDNGEQALEIAEQLIRSSAIDIIVIDSVAALTPKAEIEGEMGENKVGLQARLMSQALRKLTSAVSKTGTTCIFINQLREKIGVMFGSPETTTGGNALKFYSSVRLDIRRGQQIKDGEDVLGNQTRVKVVKNKVAPPFRKAEFDIMFGEGISREGEIVDLGADLGVIKKSGSWYSYNETKLGQGRDAAKKLVKDNPELSDELEGLIFEALKEPKEKKK, from the coding sequence ATGGCAAAAAAAGACGAACTAAATTTTGACAACAATATGGCAGCAAGTGAAAAGCTAAAAGCACTACAAGTTGCAATGGACAAAATCGAAAAAAACTTCGGAAAAGGGTCCATCATGAAAATGGGCGACGAAGTTATTGAAGATGTAGAAGTTATTCCTACTGGTTCCATTGCTCTAAATGTAGCACTTGGTGTGGGTGGATACCCCAAAGGTAGAATCATTGAAATATATGGTCCTGAATCATCAGGTAAAACTACTCTTGCTATTCATGCTATCGCTGAAGCACAAAAAAAAGGTGGTATAGCTGCTTTTATTGATGCTGAGCACGCATTCGATCGCTTCTATGCAGCAAAGCTAGGAGTAGATGTAGATAATCTATGGATCTCTCAGCCTGATAATGGAGAGCAAGCTCTTGAAATAGCAGAACAGCTAATCCGTTCTTCAGCGATTGATATTATAGTGATTGACTCTGTGGCTGCCTTAACACCTAAAGCTGAAATTGAAGGTGAGATGGGTGAAAACAAAGTTGGATTACAAGCAAGACTTATGTCACAAGCTCTTAGAAAGCTGACTTCTGCTGTCAGTAAAACAGGAACAACTTGTATATTTATCAACCAGTTACGTGAAAAAATAGGAGTAATGTTTGGTAGTCCAGAAACTACTACTGGTGGTAATGCTCTAAAATTCTACTCTTCAGTACGATTGGATATCCGTAGAGGACAACAAATTAAAGATGGTGAAGATGTACTTGGTAACCAAACAAGAGTGAAGGTTGTAAAAAACAAAGTAGCACCTCCTTTCCGTAAGGCTGAATTTGATATTATGTTTGGAGAAGGAATTTCACGTGAAGGTGAAATTGTAGACCTAGGCGCAGATCTTGGTGTAATCAAGAAAAGTGGTTCTTGGTATAGCTACAACGAAACCAAACTAGGACAAGGTAGAGATGCTGCTAAAAAACTAGTTAAAGATAATCCTGAATTATCTGATGAACTAGAAGGTCTTATTTTTGAAGCATTGAAAGAGCCTAAAGAAAAAAAGAAATAA
- a CDS encoding protein of unknown function DUF306 Meta and HslJ (COGs: COG3187 Heat shock protein~InterPro IPR005184~KEGG: bfs:BF1184 hypothetical protein~PFAM: Domain of unknown function DUF306, Meta/HslJ~SPTR: Putative uncharacterized protein;~IMG reference gene:2504107946~PFAM: META domain) codes for MKKSLFTICAIAVAAFTLQSCKSSQSMTNSATNLDGEWNIIEIDGSSIVPGDRQPFPFIGFNTEVNQFYGNAGCNRMNGSYTLGKSGKINLGKAAATLMMCPNMDVESKVLNMLSRVKSYKSIGTQIALYGNMSKPIAILDRKDMVSEAVLLSAKWQVSRINGEELVMKNEGNPTKPFIELDIQKKSITGLAGCNRITGQIVSNKEVNRSMSFPNVASTRMACPNMEVENQFLKALNSVETYKLSPSTTELTFLNPEGVEVLRFIKVNE; via the coding sequence ATGAAAAAATCATTATTTACCATTTGTGCAATTGCTGTAGCTGCCTTTACACTGCAATCATGTAAATCATCTCAAAGTATGACAAACTCTGCAACAAATTTAGATGGAGAGTGGAATATCATTGAAATTGATGGATCTTCCATCGTTCCAGGTGATCGCCAACCTTTCCCTTTTATAGGTTTTAACACAGAAGTAAATCAATTTTACGGAAATGCGGGTTGTAACCGTATGAATGGTTCTTACACATTAGGTAAATCGGGTAAGATTAACTTAGGCAAGGCTGCCGCTACTTTAATGATGTGTCCGAATATGGATGTTGAAAGTAAAGTTTTAAATATGCTTAGCCGAGTAAAATCTTATAAATCTATAGGTACACAGATTGCATTGTATGGAAATATGTCTAAGCCAATAGCTATTTTAGATAGAAAAGATATGGTTAGTGAAGCTGTTTTATTATCTGCTAAATGGCAAGTAAGCCGCATTAATGGAGAAGAGCTAGTAATGAAGAATGAAGGTAATCCTACAAAACCATTCATCGAACTAGATATTCAGAAAAAATCAATAACTGGACTTGCTGGTTGTAACAGAATAACTGGTCAGATTGTCTCCAATAAAGAAGTAAATCGTTCAATGAGTTTCCCTAATGTAGCCTCTACACGTATGGCTTGTCCTAATATGGAGGTGGAAAATCAATTTTTAAAAGCTTTAAACAGCGTTGAAACGTATAAATTAAGTCCTTCTACAACAGAATTAACTTTTCTAAATCCCGAAGGAGTTGAAGTACTTAGATTTATAAAAGTGAATGAATAA
- a CDS encoding Peroxiredoxin (COGs: COG1225 Peroxiredoxin~InterPro IPR000866~KEGG: bth:BT_4611 putative bacterioferritin co-migratory protein~PFAM: Alkyl hydroperoxide reductase subunit C/ Thiol specific antioxidant~PRIAM: Peroxiredoxin~SPTR: Bacterioferritin comigratory protein;~IMG reference gene:2504107948~PFAM: AhpC/TSA family) has protein sequence MIKIGDKAPAILGINEDGKEIKLEQYKGKKIVLYFYPKDSTPGCTAQACSLRDNYDELRKQGYEVIGVSIDSEKSHQRFIERNNLPFTLIADTDKKLVEEFGVYGEKKNFGRTYMGTFRTTFIINEEGVVERIIEPKEIKTKTHADQILNK, from the coding sequence ATGATTAAAATCGGAGATAAAGCTCCAGCTATTCTTGGAATCAATGAAGATGGTAAAGAGATAAAGCTGGAACAATACAAAGGAAAAAAAATAGTATTATACTTCTATCCAAAAGATAGCACTCCTGGTTGTACTGCACAAGCTTGTAGTCTGCGTGACAACTATGACGAACTTCGTAAACAAGGTTACGAGGTAATTGGAGTAAGCATTGATAGCGAAAAGTCTCACCAAAGATTTATTGAAAGAAATAACCTTCCTTTCACTCTCATTGCTGATACAGACAAAAAACTAGTAGAAGAGTTTGGCGTATATGGAGAGAAGAAAAATTTTGGTAGAACTTATATGGGTACATTCCGTACTACTTTTATCATAAATGAAGAAGGTGTAGTGGAACGTATTATTGAACCCAAAGAGATAAAAACAAAGACACACGCAGACCAAATTCTTAACAAATAA
- a CDS encoding transport system permease protein (COGs: COG0609 ABC-type Fe3+-siderophore transport system permease component~InterPro IPR000522~KEGG: bfr:BF1219 putative iron(III) ABC transporter permease~PFAM: ABC transporter permease protein~SPTR: Putative iron(III) ABC transporter permease protein;~IMG reference gene:2504107945~PFAM: FecCD transport family), whose amino-acid sequence MKHKFVILVFCCIMAFLGDIALGSVTISFKEIYNALFVNSDSIYYQIIINHRLPKALTALHIGGALAVAGLLMQTLFKNPLAGPDVLGINSGASLGVALLTLGGASFPFFLSSAYTQVVAAILGAILILLLVLLTSTKVKSTVSLLIVGVMFGYFTSSIVSILQNLSNPDTLKLFITWTFGSLSAVSWDQMKILSPTLIGMVFCTFLIVKQLNVFLLGSKYAKGLGVSVEKTRFYIILLTAVLAGTATAFTGPIGFIGVTMPHIARGLFQTSNHKIILPASILCGATVLLICDIISQLPTFNATLPINAVTSLFGAPIILWILLKKR is encoded by the coding sequence ATGAAACATAAGTTTGTTATACTTGTATTCTGTTGTATCATGGCTTTCCTTGGAGATATTGCTCTAGGCAGTGTAACTATTTCATTTAAGGAAATCTACAATGCACTATTCGTAAATAGTGATTCCATCTATTATCAGATTATTATCAATCATAGATTACCCAAAGCCTTAACTGCATTGCATATAGGAGGTGCATTGGCGGTTGCCGGACTTTTAATGCAAACTCTCTTCAAAAACCCACTAGCAGGACCAGACGTTTTGGGAATCAACTCTGGTGCTAGTTTAGGCGTAGCCTTATTAACTTTGGGTGGAGCGAGCTTTCCTTTCTTTTTAAGTAGTGCTTACACTCAAGTTGTAGCAGCTATATTGGGTGCTATTTTAATATTACTATTGGTTCTTCTCACGTCAACCAAAGTAAAAAGCACCGTATCTTTATTAATTGTAGGTGTCATGTTTGGCTACTTCACTAGTTCGATAGTTAGTATCTTACAAAACTTAAGTAATCCAGATACACTCAAACTCTTTATCACTTGGACATTTGGTAGTTTGTCTGCTGTAAGCTGGGATCAAATGAAAATATTATCACCTACACTGATCGGTATGGTATTTTGCACCTTTTTGATCGTAAAACAGTTGAATGTATTTTTATTAGGTAGTAAATATGCCAAAGGACTAGGAGTTTCTGTTGAAAAAACCAGATTCTATATTATTCTATTAACAGCTGTATTAGCAGGAACAGCTACAGCTTTTACAGGACCTATCGGCTTTATAGGTGTAACCATGCCACATATTGCACGAGGACTCTTTCAAACTTCTAATCATAAAATAATTTTACCTGCTTCCATTTTATGTGGAGCCACTGTTTTACTTATTTGTGATATTATTTCTCAACTGCCCACTTTCAATGCTACCTTACCCATAAACGCAGTAACATCACTATTTGGAGCACCTATAATTTTATGGATTTTGCTAAAAAAAAGATAG
- a CDS encoding Saccharopine dehydrogenase (COGs: COG1748 Saccharopine dehydrogenase and related protein~InterPro IPR005097~KEGG: bfs:BF1182 hypothetical protein~PFAM: Saccharopine dehydrogenase / Homospermidine synthase~SPTR: Putative uncharacterized protein;~IMG reference gene:2504107947~PFAM: Saccharopine dehydrogenase) codes for MGRVLIIGAGGVGTVVAHKVAQNADVFTDIMIASRTKSKCDDIVKAIGNPNIKTAKVDADNVKELVDLFNSFKPDIVINVALPYQDLTIMDACLEAGVNYLDTANYEPIDEAKYQYSWQWAYHDRFKEAGLTAILGCGFDPGVTSVYTAYAAKHHFDEIHYLDIVDCNAGDHHKAFATNFNPEINIREITQKGRYYQDGEWVETDPLSIHKPLNYPNVGPKDSYLLYHEELESLVKNFPTLKRARFWMTFGQEYLTHLRVIQNIGMASIEPIMYQGKEIVPIQFLKAVLPNPQELGENYTGETSIGCRIRGIKDGKEQTYYVYNNCSHKAAYEETGMQGVSYTTGVPATIGAIMFLKGIWKKPGVFNVEEFNPDPFMEQLNKQGLPWHEQHNIDLEL; via the coding sequence ATGGGTAGAGTCCTTATTATTGGTGCTGGTGGTGTTGGAACCGTAGTAGCACATAAAGTGGCACAAAATGCCGATGTATTTACTGACATAATGATTGCTAGCCGCACTAAATCGAAATGTGATGATATAGTAAAGGCTATTGGAAATCCAAACATAAAAACAGCTAAAGTTGACGCAGACAATGTAAAAGAATTAGTTGATTTATTCAATTCTTTTAAACCTGATATAGTTATCAATGTAGCTCTTCCTTACCAAGATTTAACCATCATGGATGCTTGTCTTGAAGCAGGCGTAAATTACCTAGATACAGCCAACTATGAACCTATTGATGAAGCTAAATACCAGTATAGCTGGCAATGGGCTTATCATGATCGTTTTAAAGAAGCAGGACTAACAGCTATTCTGGGTTGTGGTTTTGATCCCGGTGTAACTAGCGTTTATACTGCTTATGCAGCAAAGCACCATTTTGATGAAATTCATTATCTAGATATTGTAGATTGTAATGCAGGTGACCATCATAAAGCATTTGCTACAAACTTCAACCCAGAAATCAACATCAGAGAGATCACTCAAAAAGGTAGATATTATCAAGATGGAGAATGGGTGGAAACTGATCCTCTATCAATCCATAAGCCTCTAAACTATCCTAATGTAGGACCAAAAGATTCATATCTTCTATATCACGAAGAGTTGGAGTCTCTAGTTAAAAACTTCCCTACACTCAAGAGAGCTCGCTTCTGGATGACATTCGGTCAAGAATATCTTACTCATCTAAGAGTGATTCAAAATATAGGTATGGCTAGTATAGAACCTATCATGTATCAAGGAAAAGAAATTGTTCCTATTCAGTTTTTAAAAGCTGTTCTTCCTAATCCTCAAGAGCTAGGCGAAAACTATACTGGTGAAACATCAATAGGTTGCCGCATTCGTGGTATTAAAGATGGCAAAGAACAAACTTATTATGTATATAATAATTGTAGTCACAAAGCTGCTTACGAAGAAACAGGTATGCAGGGAGTAAGTTACACAACAGGTGTACCAGCTACAATTGGAGCTATAATGTTCTTAAAAGGCATCTGGAAAAAGCCAGGTGTATTCAACGTGGAAGAGTTTAACCCAGATCCATTTATGGAACAACTAAACAAACAAGGCCTTCCATGGCATGAACAACATAACATAGACCTAGAATTATGA